The DNA sequence CTGAATTGCCCCGAGGTGTCCGGTTGTTGAAACGGTCGGCGAGAGATGATCCCTCTCCGGTCGGCAGGTGTCGACCACCCGTGAGTCGTGCCTTCGGAAGGCTGTCCGCCATGCGGCGGGCCGAGCCGCGGGAGTCGCGGCCCGGCCCGTTCGCGTGATCCTCCGGAGACCGGCTCAGTGGGCGGTGGGCGCGTTCCAGTCGACGAGCTGGACGATGACGCCGTTGGGGTCGGTGACCTGGAAGGCGCGCTCGCCCCAGGGCTCCTCGCGCAGCGGCATGGTGATCGTGACCCCTTCGGCGGTCAGGCGCGCCAGTTCGGCTTCGAGGTCGTCGACGACGAAGGCGAGGATCACGCCGTCGGCGTGGTCGTCGCGCTGGTCGTCGGGGAGGGTGGCCAGGCCTCGCCGCAGGTAGATGACGTTCATGCCGGCGTCCTCACGGGACAGCGACGCGAAACCGTCGGCGCTCATCTCCTTCCGGAACCCGAAGTGGTCGGTGAGGAAGGTG is a window from the Streptomyces mobaraensis genome containing:
- a CDS encoding VOC family protein, with the translated sequence MPITASAVSLNVDDVEASSTFLTDHFGFRKEMSADGFASLSREDAGMNVIYLRRGLATLPDDQRDDHADGVILAFVVDDLEAELARLTAEGVTITMPLREEPWGERAFQVTDPNGVIVQLVDWNAPTAH